One genomic region from Reichenbachiella ulvae encodes:
- a CDS encoding tetratricopeptide repeat protein codes for MSITLADQYYLKALDDYDYNFTEVLENLNYALSYDAEHAGANYLMGRVYMEQFQKFDIAESYFQLAMAADPENIQTCESLAWLMIRTKRFDDALRLIAYAVGLKGVIFPEWLRLKALIFELRKDYQLAKTLLHEAISESYDSNYIEFLEGELERIEKKERLLSHVQYHMA; via the coding sequence ATGTCAATCACATTAGCAGATCAGTACTATTTAAAGGCACTGGATGACTATGATTATAACTTCACAGAAGTGTTGGAAAACCTGAATTATGCCTTGAGCTATGATGCAGAGCATGCAGGTGCCAACTATCTGATGGGTAGGGTTTATATGGAGCAGTTTCAGAAGTTTGATATCGCAGAGAGCTATTTTCAGTTGGCAATGGCTGCTGACCCTGAAAATATTCAGACTTGCGAAAGTTTGGCCTGGCTTATGATCCGAACGAAGCGTTTTGATGATGCTCTTCGCCTGATAGCTTATGCTGTTGGGCTTAAGGGAGTGATATTTCCAGAGTGGTTACGATTGAAAGCCTTGATCTTTGAATTGAGAAAGGACTATCAATTGGCCAAAACGCTCTTACACGAAGCTATATCAGAAAGCTATGATTCGAACTATATCGAGTTTTTGGAGGGGGAACTGGAGCGGATAGAGAAAAAGGAGCGATTATTAAGCCACGTGCAATATCACATGGCTTAA
- a CDS encoding TonB-dependent receptor, with the protein MKTLIISTLLVFSLLNPLQSQTLSQSIQGKIIDHSTEEALFGATIMLIGSDPLLGTISTIDGSFRLENVPVGRQSLEIRMIGYESYQVNEILVSSAKSLELEIALTPAITSLEEVTVTYQAAKEKAINEMSLISSRQFTVDETQRYAGGLNDPARLVSAFAGVASPSISSNGISIRGNSPGGLLWRVEGVETPSPNHFANLTLAGAGALTVLSSQVMGNSDFYTGAFPAEYGNASSGVFDINLRSGNTSNREHTIQAGVLGVEFATEGPMNKAKGSSYLINYRYSSLGLIAPFLPSDAGILKYQDLLYKLKMPTQKAGQFSLWGMAAYDAIDMEAQDSTEWISKADRENSQTHMHLFASGLNHKINLGSKTKLESALAISGNGLSFEEQYVDDQLISNPQSYAQKNEYKITLQSIVTSYISERHMHRSGFYINHLRHDLQVDDAPSVDLGPETIIKDQGHAMHYQLFSQSQFQLSNGFKINAGLHLQYFELNENFSLEPRLSIQYDLSVKSSLSLAYGLHSKIEPLSLYFIKNDEGSMPNQDLDLMKSHHLVFSFSTQISEHLHLTIEPYYQYLTQVPVAPDSYISTLNISNNLFFNETLVNDGNGRNMGIDLSLERYLHNGFYYLISASLFDSKYTAADGIERNTRFNKNYVGNIVLGKEWQMGKNSNNTLGTSIRINYLGGNRKESIDEESSLIAQDVIYGERDGELSFSQKQKDLPIVSFTLSYRKNKARYSSVWSLQVINATQTEEFSADIFNQATQRVESQYTATLIPNLSYKIEF; encoded by the coding sequence ATGAAAACTCTAATCATCTCTACGCTACTCGTTTTTAGCTTACTCAATCCACTTCAGTCTCAGACACTGAGTCAAAGCATCCAGGGCAAAATCATAGATCACAGTACAGAAGAAGCACTCTTTGGCGCTACGATAATGCTTATAGGTTCTGATCCATTGTTGGGTACAATATCTACCATAGATGGAAGCTTCCGATTAGAAAATGTACCCGTAGGCAGGCAAAGTTTAGAAATCAGAATGATAGGCTATGAGTCCTATCAGGTCAATGAAATACTGGTAAGTTCAGCCAAATCACTTGAGCTCGAAATAGCACTGACGCCAGCTATCACTTCTTTGGAAGAGGTCACGGTGACCTACCAGGCGGCCAAAGAAAAGGCCATCAATGAAATGTCCCTGATCAGTAGCAGGCAATTTACGGTGGATGAGACCCAGCGATACGCAGGCGGGCTCAACGACCCTGCTCGATTAGTATCGGCATTTGCGGGTGTGGCCTCTCCCTCTATCAGTAGCAATGGCATCTCTATACGCGGCAATAGTCCTGGAGGCCTGCTTTGGCGCGTAGAAGGGGTAGAAACTCCGAGTCCCAATCACTTTGCGAATCTCACCCTGGCAGGTGCTGGCGCATTGACCGTGCTTAGTAGTCAAGTGATGGGCAACAGCGATTTTTACACCGGCGCTTTTCCTGCAGAATATGGCAATGCCAGCTCAGGGGTTTTCGACATTAACCTTAGGTCCGGAAATACTTCTAACCGCGAACATACCATTCAAGCCGGGGTATTGGGAGTAGAATTTGCTACAGAAGGCCCAATGAATAAAGCCAAAGGATCCAGCTATTTGATCAATTACCGCTACTCCTCTTTGGGCTTAATTGCTCCCTTCCTCCCCAGTGATGCCGGGATTTTGAAATATCAAGACCTTCTTTACAAGCTAAAAATGCCTACCCAAAAGGCTGGTCAGTTTTCACTTTGGGGAATGGCAGCCTATGATGCCATCGATATGGAAGCTCAGGATTCTACCGAATGGATTTCCAAGGCGGACAGAGAAAACTCTCAAACCCACATGCATCTATTCGCATCTGGCCTCAATCATAAAATCAATCTGGGATCAAAAACTAAGTTGGAAAGTGCCCTGGCCATTTCGGGCAATGGACTATCATTCGAGGAACAATATGTCGATGATCAGCTGATCAGCAATCCGCAATCCTATGCCCAGAAGAATGAGTACAAGATCACCCTTCAGTCGATAGTCACCTCCTATATCAGTGAAAGACACATGCACCGAAGCGGTTTTTATATCAATCATTTGAGACATGACCTGCAAGTAGACGATGCTCCCAGCGTAGACCTGGGGCCCGAAACCATAATCAAAGATCAGGGGCATGCCATGCACTATCAGCTATTTAGTCAGTCGCAATTCCAGTTATCCAATGGATTTAAAATCAATGCAGGCTTGCATTTACAATATTTTGAATTGAACGAAAACTTCAGCCTGGAGCCCAGGTTATCCATACAATATGACCTCAGTGTCAAATCTAGCCTTTCTCTGGCCTATGGACTTCATAGCAAAATAGAACCACTCAGCTTGTATTTCATCAAAAATGACGAAGGCTCAATGCCCAACCAAGACTTAGACCTAATGAAATCTCACCATCTGGTATTCTCTTTTTCGACGCAAATCAGTGAACATCTTCACCTGACTATCGAACCTTACTACCAATATCTGACCCAAGTGCCTGTTGCGCCGGACAGCTATATATCTACCCTCAATATCAGCAACAATCTATTTTTCAATGAAACGCTGGTCAACGATGGAAATGGCCGTAACATGGGCATTGATTTGAGTCTCGAGCGCTATCTACACAATGGATTTTATTATCTAATCAGCGCATCCCTTTTTGACTCCAAATACACCGCAGCAGATGGTATCGAACGCAACACCAGGTTCAACAAAAACTATGTAGGCAACATCGTCTTGGGCAAGGAATGGCAAATGGGCAAAAACAGCAATAACACTCTTGGCACCAGTATCCGAATCAACTATCTAGGAGGCAATAGAAAGGAATCCATAGACGAAGAAAGTTCTCTAATTGCTCAGGATGTAATATATGGAGAGCGTGATGGTGAGTTATCTTTCAGTCAAAAGCAAAAAGATCTTCCGATTGTTTCATTCACGCTTTCTTATCGAAAAAACAAAGCACGTTATTCCTCGGTTTGGTCCCTCCAGGTAATCAATGCCACTCAGACTGAAGAATTTTCAGCCGATATTTTCAACCAGGCAACCCAAAGAGTAGAAAGCCAATACACTGCAACCCTAATCCCTAACCTGAGCTACAAAATTGAGTTTTAA
- a CDS encoding AraC family transcriptional regulator, which yields MDFIFSIGIFACLFFFILLINKKNKSIPDHILAIWMLAIALHLTSTYINILGYWELYPHLIGITVPFPFFYGPMLYLYIQYSIQDYSQFKFLDYLHFLPIALSYGYMVPFFFTYTEEEKRLVDQGLVNDFGLFSQLMVFAFILSGLSYSILSYRKLNKHEQLIADNFSNSENLDLNWLKSFIWGIALLFITVTLVLIAKEVIEVPFPFYPDLIFYAMLVGAILMLGYYGIRHQHIFTDHEVIDLKSMSNNAYQKSNLKEELAGDKHEQLITLMKEEKPYLAPTLTLSDLAEQLDLSSHHLSQIINQFEQQNFNDFVNKYRVEEFIQRAHKDSHFSFLALALDSGFNSKSTFNAVFRKQKGVTPSQYMSAQMKKAS from the coding sequence ATGGACTTCATTTTTAGTATCGGCATATTTGCTTGCCTTTTCTTTTTTATTCTTCTTATCAATAAGAAAAATAAGTCCATTCCTGATCATATACTAGCGATCTGGATGTTGGCGATTGCTCTACATTTGACCAGCACTTACATTAATATATTGGGCTATTGGGAGTTGTACCCCCATTTAATAGGTATCACTGTGCCATTCCCGTTTTTCTATGGGCCCATGCTTTACCTGTATATCCAATATTCTATTCAGGATTATTCTCAATTCAAGTTCCTTGATTACTTGCACTTTTTACCGATAGCCTTGTCATATGGCTATATGGTTCCCTTCTTTTTTACTTATACTGAAGAGGAAAAGCGATTGGTGGATCAGGGCCTTGTCAATGACTTTGGACTTTTCTCACAGCTCATGGTATTTGCTTTTATCCTTTCTGGCTTATCATATTCGATCTTATCATATCGCAAATTGAATAAACATGAGCAACTCATCGCTGACAACTTTTCTAATTCTGAAAACCTCGATCTGAATTGGCTCAAAAGCTTCATTTGGGGTATTGCTTTATTATTTATTACAGTCACATTGGTATTAATCGCTAAGGAAGTGATTGAGGTGCCTTTTCCATTTTACCCAGATTTGATATTCTATGCAATGCTAGTAGGCGCGATACTCATGTTGGGATATTACGGTATACGACATCAACATATCTTTACTGATCATGAGGTGATTGATTTAAAATCAATGTCTAATAATGCATACCAAAAATCCAATCTGAAGGAGGAACTAGCAGGAGATAAACATGAACAACTAATCACACTCATGAAGGAGGAAAAGCCCTATCTGGCCCCTACCCTTACCTTAAGCGATCTCGCCGAGCAACTAGACCTATCATCGCATCACCTCTCCCAAATCATCAATCAATTCGAGCAACAAAATTTCAATGACTTTGTCAACAAATATCGTGTCGAGGAATTCATCCAGCGAGCGCACAAAGACAGTCATTTTAGTTTTCTGGCGCTGGCGCTGGATTCAGGCTTCAATTCCAAATCAACTTTCAATGCGGTATTCAGAAAGCAGAAAGGCGTGACACCTTCTCAATATATGAGCGCTCAAATGAAGAAAGCATCCTAA
- a CDS encoding TonB-dependent receptor domain-containing protein, whose amino-acid sequence MGSSHPRLLVNAALWALYLEQEFVYVGDAGVVDPSGQTRRMGVDLGLRWQLLDWLYYSQDVNYAYARAFSMPSGEDYIPLAPDWTAVGTLSISGRSDWLGSIQYRYLNHRPANEDNTIVAEGYTIVDANLGYQFQYFDLGINVQNLLNTKWKETQFATESRLFDEPTSVEEIHYTPGTPFFIKGVLRVKL is encoded by the coding sequence TTGGGAAGTTCACACCCAAGACTGCTGGTGAATGCCGCCTTGTGGGCCTTGTATCTGGAACAGGAGTTCGTCTATGTAGGCGACGCAGGTGTGGTAGATCCTAGTGGCCAAACCCGCCGCATGGGTGTAGACCTGGGATTGAGATGGCAGCTGCTAGATTGGCTCTACTATAGCCAGGATGTGAACTATGCTTATGCACGCGCTTTTTCCATGCCATCAGGCGAAGATTACATTCCCCTGGCGCCAGATTGGACGGCTGTCGGTACTTTGAGTATTTCTGGACGCAGTGATTGGCTCGGTAGCATCCAGTATCGCTACCTCAACCATCGACCCGCCAATGAGGACAACACCATCGTGGCAGAAGGTTATACCATCGTAGATGCGAATCTTGGCTATCAATTCCAATACTTCGATCTCGGCATCAACGTCCAAAACCTCCTAAACACCAAATGGAAAGAAACCCAGTTTGCCACCGAATCCCGATTATTCGACGAGCCAACTAGTGTAGAAGAAATCCACTATACTCCAGGCACTCCTTTCTTTATCAAAGGGGTACTGAGGGTGAAACTATGA
- a CDS encoding porin family protein, whose product MLFHKLTLPLIFVLLLSTNSEVIGQKIEHKKWMFGGESNMLTNIQNTSRGSRYLDVKITQIQVTPTIGYFWSDNFAFGIALPLEYRNEQYGSNEMIDKTWFFETFLRYYFGQKRWKPFAQIDAGIGAKITEYNNIDGDDKNSYKIYGGDIGITYSLNENIYVDLSFGYHRLRVAPDSRFNDPYFTDNLGSILGFNIIL is encoded by the coding sequence ATGCTTTTTCATAAACTGACCCTTCCTCTCATTTTTGTTTTACTATTATCTACCAATTCAGAAGTTATCGGACAAAAAATAGAACACAAAAAATGGATGTTTGGTGGTGAGTCAAATATGTTGACCAATATACAAAACACCAGCAGGGGGAGCAGATATCTAGATGTCAAGATAACTCAAATCCAAGTAACACCTACTATAGGTTACTTTTGGTCAGATAATTTTGCTTTTGGTATAGCTCTACCCTTAGAGTATCGGAATGAACAATATGGAAGTAATGAAATGATTGATAAAACCTGGTTTTTCGAAACCTTCCTAAGGTATTATTTTGGTCAGAAAAGATGGAAACCTTTCGCTCAAATAGACGCAGGAATAGGGGCGAAAATCACTGAATACAATAACATAGACGGAGATGATAAGAATTCATACAAAATTTATGGTGGCGATATAGGAATTACGTACTCTTTGAATGAAAATATTTATGTGGATTTGAGTTTCGGATATCACAGGTTGCGCGTAGCACCTGATTCCAGATTTAATGATCCCTATTTTACAGATAATTTAGGTTCAATTTTGGGCTTCAATATTATTCTTTAG
- the mltB gene encoding lytic murein transglycosylase B: MKKITTVLLFIFTLLIAQSGMAQVDQEEVADFTRVIAYQQKKPLASFENIMSQAEYVPEIIEKISKPAEKTISWERYRGIFMTSERIAAGVKFWNENEVVLNQVSQESGVSIEAIVGIIGVETYFGQRMGSYRVLDALYTLGFGYPRRASFFKAELGKFLELCEQEGLDPLSIKGSYAGAMGYGQFMPSSYLAYAKSYDQDSGADLMNEVNDGIASVANYLKVHRWKEGQSIAAKANKMEGAESLSPQSSKPSKSTSYYTERGYETLAPMDDTELVSLQQMEMEDGSHEYWLTAYNFYVITRYNHSPLYALAVYQLGEAIKSAREEKETE, from the coding sequence TTGAAAAAAATTACGACAGTCCTACTTTTTATATTCACACTTTTGATAGCTCAGTCCGGAATGGCACAGGTTGATCAGGAGGAAGTAGCTGATTTCACACGAGTGATTGCCTATCAGCAGAAGAAGCCCTTGGCCAGCTTTGAAAACATCATGAGTCAGGCGGAATATGTTCCCGAAATCATAGAAAAGATTTCTAAACCAGCAGAGAAGACCATCAGCTGGGAGCGCTATCGTGGCATCTTCATGACCTCTGAGCGAATAGCCGCTGGAGTAAAATTTTGGAATGAAAACGAAGTAGTGCTGAATCAGGTAAGCCAGGAATCCGGGGTATCGATTGAAGCTATAGTCGGTATTATCGGTGTGGAAACCTATTTTGGTCAGCGTATGGGCAGCTATCGCGTACTGGATGCCCTCTACACCCTAGGCTTTGGATATCCCAGACGTGCTTCTTTCTTCAAGGCTGAATTAGGAAAGTTCCTGGAGTTATGTGAGCAGGAAGGATTGGATCCACTATCCATCAAGGGCTCCTATGCAGGTGCTATGGGCTATGGACAGTTCATGCCTAGCAGTTATTTGGCCTATGCCAAGAGCTACGATCAGGACTCAGGGGCCGATCTTATGAATGAGGTCAATGATGGGATCGCCAGTGTAGCCAACTATCTCAAAGTACACCGATGGAAAGAAGGCCAATCAATAGCCGCAAAAGCAAATAAGATGGAAGGAGCAGAATCACTCTCGCCCCAATCGTCAAAGCCATCAAAATCCACCTCTTACTATACTGAGAGAGGCTATGAGACTCTAGCACCCATGGATGATACTGAATTGGTTTCTTTACAACAGATGGAAATGGAAGATGGAAGTCATGAGTATTGGTTGACCGCCTACAACTTCTACGTGATTACCCGCTACAATCATAGTCCACTCTATGCCTTAGCGGTATATCAGTTGGGGGAAGCCATCAAATCGGCCAGAGAAGAAAAGGAGACAGAATAG
- the arfB gene encoding alternative ribosome rescue aminoacyl-tRNA hydrolase ArfB produces the protein MSYRIDISRIKTEIKLTTARSGGPGGQHVNKVESKVVLKFNVLESTGLTETEKQRLLYKLKGKLTKEGELIVMAENHKSQLKNKDLAFIKLERILAQAFYAPKTRRKTKPTKSSINKRIQAKKQRSEKKKWRQKP, from the coding sequence ATGAGTTACCGAATAGACATATCGCGAATCAAGACCGAAATCAAACTGACTACTGCTCGCAGCGGTGGCCCAGGGGGACAGCATGTGAACAAGGTAGAATCAAAGGTTGTACTGAAGTTCAATGTATTGGAATCTACAGGTCTGACAGAAACAGAAAAACAACGCCTTCTGTACAAACTAAAAGGCAAACTCACCAAAGAGGGGGAATTGATTGTAATGGCAGAGAATCATAAATCTCAGCTCAAAAACAAGGATCTGGCCTTTATCAAGCTAGAACGGATCTTGGCTCAGGCCTTTTATGCCCCCAAAACCCGACGTAAGACCAAGCCCACTAAATCATCGATCAACAAACGCATCCAAGCCAAAAAGCAAAGGAGTGAAAAGAAGAAATGGAGGCAAAAGCCTTAA
- a CDS encoding PQQ-dependent sugar dehydrogenase, which yields MKLQPLSLKKTGLTFLFFASSLLVMRCSSDDNNTNDPSPEELTPSVIAELYRDNCGGCHGQNLATFVERDWVYGNSSEDLFTSIHDGYAENGMPSYGSALSDEEISAIADYILSETEGVTQEMLLEDNPDLSGIIESEDMNFRLEVLTDEINGVPWGLTQLPNQDLLVTERTGSLYRITTDKSLETISGLPSMYTEGQGGLLDIEIHPNFAENNTLYFSYSKIDPNNQYMLTTAVARAQLQDNALTEVEDIFIALPYHGTGHHFGSRLQFDENGYLYVTVGDRGNRDVFPQDLDAMAGKVHRIHDDGSIPADNPFVNGDNPNGSIYSYGIRNPQGLTRHPVTGDIWEGEHGPRGGDEINIIASGNNYGWPVITYGINYDGSPITDLTEMEGMEQPIHYWVPSIAPAGMDFVSGDLYYGWTNDLFVGALSATYLHRLIMNGDEVIGHEELLNDIGRVRDVQMGLDGYLYLTVESPGRVIRIVPEN from the coding sequence ATGAAACTTCAACCACTATCCCTTAAGAAAACAGGATTGACTTTCCTGTTTTTCGCCAGTAGTCTATTGGTCATGCGCTGCAGCAGCGATGACAACAACACCAACGATCCATCCCCAGAAGAACTGACACCTTCAGTAATAGCAGAACTCTACCGCGATAATTGTGGTGGATGTCATGGGCAAAATCTAGCCACTTTTGTCGAGCGTGACTGGGTATATGGCAACAGTTCCGAGGATCTTTTTACCTCTATCCATGATGGCTATGCCGAGAACGGTATGCCCAGCTATGGTTCAGCGCTCTCAGATGAAGAGATCAGTGCCATTGCCGATTACATTTTGAGCGAAACTGAGGGTGTGACTCAGGAAATGCTGCTGGAAGACAACCCTGATTTGTCTGGTATCATCGAATCGGAAGATATGAATTTTCGCCTGGAAGTACTGACCGATGAGATCAACGGTGTGCCATGGGGACTCACTCAATTACCTAATCAAGATCTACTCGTAACAGAGAGAACTGGCAGCCTGTATCGTATCACCACGGATAAGAGTTTGGAAACTATTTCTGGTTTACCATCCATGTATACCGAAGGACAAGGTGGATTATTAGACATAGAAATTCATCCTAACTTCGCCGAAAACAATACCCTTTATTTTTCCTATTCCAAAATAGACCCTAACAATCAATATATGCTCACTACGGCAGTTGCTCGAGCCCAGCTCCAAGACAATGCGCTGACAGAAGTAGAAGATATCTTCATCGCCCTACCCTATCACGGTACAGGTCATCATTTTGGTTCACGCCTGCAATTTGATGAGAATGGATATTTGTATGTCACGGTTGGTGATAGAGGCAATCGCGATGTATTTCCTCAAGACCTGGATGCCATGGCTGGCAAAGTCCATCGCATTCATGACGATGGTAGCATCCCGGCTGACAATCCTTTCGTCAATGGAGACAATCCTAACGGCAGCATCTACTCTTATGGTATCCGAAACCCACAAGGTCTTACTCGCCATCCTGTGACAGGAGACATTTGGGAAGGAGAACATGGGCCTAGAGGCGGAGATGAAATCAATATCATAGCGTCCGGTAACAACTATGGCTGGCCTGTCATCACCTATGGCATCAACTACGACGGTAGCCCTATCACCGATCTAACCGAAATGGAAGGAATGGAACAGCCGATTCACTATTGGGTGCCCTCCATAGCACCTGCTGGTATGGATTTCGTCAGTGGCGACTTATACTATGGATGGACAAACGATCTCTTCGTGGGGGCATTGAGTGCCACATACCTGCATCGACTCATCATGAATGGCGATGAAGTAATAGGCCATGAGGAATTGCTCAACGATATCGGTCGTGTACGTGATGTGCAAATGGGGCTTGACGGTTATCTATACCTCACCGTAGAGAGTCCAGGCCGTGTGATCAGAATCGTACCGGAGAATTAG
- a CDS encoding DoxX family protein yields MNKKIIYWTVTVIVSALMIFSGIAYFTIPEVVEGFSKMGFQDYFRVELAIAKLIGAVVLLLPMIPKIVREWTFAGFAITFVSAFIAHLSMGDPLSVSIFPIIVLALLAVSQRYYYKLYN; encoded by the coding sequence ATGAACAAGAAGATAATTTACTGGACTGTTACCGTCATCGTTTCTGCACTGATGATCTTTAGCGGGATTGCCTACTTTACTATTCCGGAGGTAGTCGAAGGGTTCAGCAAGATGGGATTTCAAGACTATTTCCGCGTCGAATTAGCCATAGCGAAATTGATTGGAGCTGTCGTCTTACTATTACCCATGATTCCGAAGATTGTAAGAGAATGGACCTTTGCTGGATTTGCCATTACTTTCGTATCGGCATTCATTGCTCATCTGTCCATGGGTGATCCGTTATCTGTCTCCATCTTCCCGATTATTGTTTTGGCATTGTTGGCTGTATCACAGCGCTACTACTATAAGCTTTATAACTAA
- a CDS encoding winged helix-turn-helix transcriptional regulator, producing the protein MEEFCNKHTTESCQKVMLPIQDALELLSGKWKIPIIVALINDVKRFSDLSREIPRITDRMLSKELRSLEMNQLVKRTVYDTFPVTVEYTMTEYGHSLRPVIEALAQWGTKHREKIMQD; encoded by the coding sequence ATGGAAGAATTCTGCAATAAACACACCACTGAAAGCTGCCAAAAAGTGATGCTACCCATTCAGGATGCATTGGAACTGCTCAGTGGTAAGTGGAAGATTCCAATCATAGTAGCCCTTATCAATGACGTCAAGCGCTTTTCTGACTTATCACGTGAAATCCCGAGAATCACCGATCGTATGTTGTCCAAAGAATTGCGCAGTTTGGAAATGAATCAATTAGTGAAGCGAACCGTGTACGACACTTTTCCAGTGACTGTTGAGTATACCATGACTGAATATGGACATTCCCTCAGACCGGTTATAGAGGCCCTCGCTCAGTGGGGCACTAAGCATCGTGAGAAGATTATGCAGGACTGA
- a CDS encoding PadR family transcriptional regulator produces MRKAYIGELEEVILLTVAILQDNAYGVAIGLHLQQDLNRKLSISAIHATLDRLSKKGFVTSHMGGATAERGGRRKRYFKVTAAGSRVLTEIQEVRAQLWSQIPPNALAAI; encoded by the coding sequence ATGCGAAAAGCCTACATCGGAGAACTAGAAGAGGTGATTTTGCTCACAGTAGCGATCCTTCAAGACAATGCCTACGGGGTGGCCATCGGTCTCCACCTTCAGCAAGACCTCAATAGAAAATTAAGTATCAGTGCCATTCATGCGACCTTGGATCGCTTGTCGAAAAAAGGTTTCGTCACTTCCCACATGGGAGGAGCCACTGCCGAAAGGGGAGGGAGACGCAAACGATACTTCAAGGTAACGGCGGCTGGAAGTCGTGTACTGACAGAAATACAAGAGGTAAGGGCACAACTATGGAGTCAAATACCACCAAACGCTTTGGCTGCTATATGA